Genomic segment of Iocasia fonsfrigidae:
AAAGGAAACAATAGAATATTTAAAATGTCAGAAAAATGGTGTTTATGTTGATGGCACCTTGGGGCGGGGTGGTCATACCCGTGCAATTTTAGATGAAATAGCTGGACAGGGGACAGTGATAGCTATTGATAGGGATACAGAAGCTATAGAGGCGGTTTCCGGCAGCTTTGATGACCAAAATCTCGAGTTGGTACATGGTAATTTTATTAATATTCCGGAGATATTGGCCAATAGGGGTCTAGAAGCCGTTGATGGAATGGTTTTTGATCTGGGTGTATCATCACCTCAATTTGATAATCCGGAACGTGGTTTTAGTTATCAATATAATGCCCCATTGGATATGCGTATGAATCTAAAACAGGATTTGACAGCTCGGGATATTGTAAATAAGTATTCTGCTGAAGAACTAACAAGTATAATCAAGAAATATGGTGAAGACAGGTGGGCTTCAAGAATAGCAGATTTTATTGTTAAATTTCGACAAGATAACGAAATTATCACCACCCATGAGTTAGTGAAGGTTATTAAGGCTGCCATTCCGGCAAGTGCCAGAAGGAGTGGTGGCCATCCCGCAAGGCGTACTTTCCAGGCCTTAAGGATTGCAACAAATGATGAATTAAAACAACTTGAAGATTTAATCAATAATGCTGTTCCTTATTTAAAATCAGGGGGCCGGATATGTATTATTAGTTTTCATTCTCTGGAAGACAGGATTGTAAAATGGGGGTTTCGTGAGCTTGCTAAAAAGTGCGACTGTCCCCCTGATTTCCCTGTTTGTGTATGTGACCGTGAACCATCAATAAAAATTATTACTAGGAAGCCTGTTAGGGCATCTCAAACAGAGATAGATAGTAACCCCAGGGCAAGGAGTGCTAAATTGAGGGTTGCTGAAAAGTTCTAAATTGGAAGGTGGGTGAATAAATTGTTACAAACCAAACCTAAAAGTGATTATAATTATGGTTATATTAATAATAAAAATAGCAGCAATAATAAAAAGACCAAAAATAGCATTGATTTTAAAACAATTATTAGTTTTATATTGATTGTGACTATTATTGCCCTTATATTAATATCATATATCTGTCAGTCTGTTAATATAACTCGCCTTAATTATACCCTTACTAAACTAAGTAAGGAGTATGATAAGATACAGGAGGAAAATCATAAGTTAAATATTGAATTAGCCCGAAATAAATCTCTAGCCAGGATTGAAAAACTGGCCAGGAATGATTTGCATATGAGTGAGCCGGACAGAGTAGAGGTTGTGGTTTTAAATAAAGAAGAAGAGATTAAGAAAGATACAGTGCCAGAACAGAAGAAAACATATTTTGCCCAGGTTTTAGGAAAATTTTTTAATAAGTCTGTTAAGGCTGAGGAATTGGATAATTAGGGGGAGTAAGATTGGCAAATCTACCTCATCTCAAAGTAAAAAAAAGGATAATTGCGCTGTTTCTTATATTTTTTTTACTTATCATTATTTTAGGACTGCGTCTTTTTTGGATACAGGTGATCTCCAGTGAGAAATATCAGGAGAAAGCCCTGGATCAGAGATTACGACAGCTTAAAGTGGAGCCGAAACGAGGAATAATATATGATAGAAATGGTCGGCAACTGGCAATTAGTGCAAGTAGTGAAACCTTAGTAGCTATACCAAACGAAATAGAAGAACCTGAAAAGACAGCCCGCAAGCTGGCCCAAGTGCTGAGTATTGATTATGATTATATCTATGAAAGGATTACCCGTAGGGCTAGTGCTGTTTATATTAAAAGAAAGTTAGATGAAACCCTTGCTCAGCAAGTTCGCCAACTTGACCTTAAAGGGATTACTTTTACTGAGGAAAGCAAACGGTATTATCCCAAAGATAATCTAGCCAGCCATTTACTAGGTTTTGCTGGAATAGATAGTCAGGGATTAGATGGTTTAGAATTATCTTATGACAAATATTTAAGGGGTATACCTGGAAAGATTCAATC
This window contains:
- a CDS encoding cell division protein FtsL, whose protein sequence is MLQTKPKSDYNYGYINNKNSSNNKKTKNSIDFKTIISFILIVTIIALILISYICQSVNITRLNYTLTKLSKEYDKIQEENHKLNIELARNKSLARIEKLARNDLHMSEPDRVEVVVLNKEEEIKKDTVPEQKKTYFAQVLGKFFNKSVKAEELDN
- the rsmH gene encoding 16S rRNA (cytosine(1402)-N(4))-methyltransferase RsmH, which encodes MEFTHEPVLLKETIEYLKCQKNGVYVDGTLGRGGHTRAILDEIAGQGTVIAIDRDTEAIEAVSGSFDDQNLELVHGNFINIPEILANRGLEAVDGMVFDLGVSSPQFDNPERGFSYQYNAPLDMRMNLKQDLTARDIVNKYSAEELTSIIKKYGEDRWASRIADFIVKFRQDNEIITTHELVKVIKAAIPASARRSGGHPARRTFQALRIATNDELKQLEDLINNAVPYLKSGGRICIISFHSLEDRIVKWGFRELAKKCDCPPDFPVCVCDREPSIKIITRKPVRASQTEIDSNPRARSAKLRVAEKF